A portion of the Pedobacter cryoconitis genome contains these proteins:
- a CDS encoding HNH endonuclease domain-containing protein, whose amino-acid sequence MDDNLRYAIWQAHDRRCLYTGEYLEDFKALEIDHIIPESTPADILAEKIRIHNLGSDFNVKTSLTNLAPSTRLANAKKGKEPFPLHRETYYLEIVSRKVERVKANLAKIKAQQLQKRKWLIETKSGNDFRFEEEFEVYRNLTISEYPHDPNHYFMSNTELRFNAFLRVVIRSLVVV is encoded by the coding sequence ATGGATGATAATTTAAGATATGCTATTTGGCAGGCACATGATCGTAGATGTTTATATACAGGTGAGTATTTAGAAGATTTCAAGGCACTGGAAATTGATCATATTATTCCAGAATCTACTCCAGCTGATATTTTGGCAGAAAAAATACGCATACATAACTTAGGTAGTGATTTTAACGTTAAAACCTCACTGACGAATTTAGCACCCAGTACAAGGTTAGCTAACGCAAAAAAAGGGAAAGAGCCATTTCCTCTCCACAGAGAAACTTATTATCTGGAAATTGTTAGTCGAAAAGTGGAGCGGGTTAAGGCTAATTTAGCTAAAATAAAAGCGCAACAACTGCAAAAACGTAAATGGCTAATTGAAACTAAAAGTGGAAATGATTTTAGATTTGAAGAGGAATTTGAAGTATACCGTAATCTTACTATAAGCGAATATCCCCATGATCCAAATCATTATTTTATGTCCAATACGGAGTTAAGATTTAATGCTTTTCTACGTGTTGTTATCAGGAGTTTGGTAGTTGTTTGA
- a CDS encoding RNA polymerase sigma factor, with amino-acid sequence MKTHNYNVFSDEELLALLHQDDTLSLQTIFSRYYTPLTQFSTIFTKDITSSEVLISDLFINLWDNRKQLQIRLLKPYLFQAAKNLSLNHLKKHKPLLEPLENHETLLSEHLTPFEILTNRESQQRILSLINLLPERQREVLLMSRIEQIDKTNIAPLLGITVRTVETTLYQAIKSLRTLLSTSEKKK; translated from the coding sequence ATGAAAACCCATAACTACAACGTTTTTTCGGACGAAGAACTCCTTGCCTTGCTCCACCAGGACGACACTCTCTCCTTGCAAACTATCTTTTCCCGTTACTACACCCCATTAACCCAGTTCTCCACCATATTCACTAAAGACATCACCAGCAGTGAAGTCCTGATCTCAGACCTGTTCATTAACCTTTGGGACAACCGCAAGCAACTGCAAATCCGCTTACTAAAACCCTACCTGTTCCAAGCCGCTAAAAACCTATCCTTAAACCATCTAAAAAAACACAAACCCTTGCTCGAACCCCTTGAAAACCATGAAACACTCCTTTCCGAGCACCTTACCCCATTTGAAATCCTGACCAACCGCGAATCGCAACAACGCATCCTGTCCCTCATTAACCTGCTCCCTGAAAGACAGCGTGAAGTTCTTTTAATGAGCCGTATCGAGCAAATCGATAAAACCAATATTGCCCCGCTCCTGGGTATTACTGTCCGCACCGTAGAAACTACCCTTTACCAGGCCATAAAATCACTACGCACCCTGCTGTCCACTTCAGAAAAGAAAAAATAG
- a CDS encoding FecR family protein, with protein MEELYYQLITEYYHQTITERDLTILQEWVASNPAHETEFREVILILDASKLYYKIPVNQENNWAKITAYINQNKQPVKRKFPFAKLAMAASLILIIGFGLNHYKTHKSNPQNQLTEITNPYGQQSSFILPDSSIVYLNAGSKLKYPKHFAAHKRLVILEGEAFFDVKHKTTQPFIIQTGKVSTTVLGTSFNVKAFPKESHIAVTVKTGKVGVVFKEKNHAAVTSFLLPDQQLQIDTKTGKTNKNEINAEAICDWRNYRMVFYNASLKEITSTIARTYKLDIELEDPAMAAIKVTTSFNKTPIDQMLKTLAILTGSHYTKSNNTIIFYK; from the coding sequence ATGGAAGAACTATACTATCAGCTGATTACTGAATACTATCATCAAACGATCACAGAAAGAGATCTGACTATCCTGCAAGAATGGGTAGCGAGCAATCCTGCACACGAAACAGAGTTCAGAGAAGTTATCCTGATCCTGGATGCTTCAAAACTGTATTACAAAATTCCAGTCAATCAGGAAAATAACTGGGCTAAAATCACCGCTTACATCAACCAGAACAAACAACCGGTCAAGCGTAAATTTCCATTCGCCAAACTGGCTATGGCAGCCTCGCTGATACTCATCATTGGTTTTGGACTCAATCACTACAAAACCCATAAATCCAACCCTCAAAACCAGCTTACCGAAATTACCAACCCATACGGCCAGCAAAGCAGTTTCATCCTGCCTGACAGCTCTATCGTCTACCTTAACGCAGGCAGTAAATTGAAATACCCGAAACACTTTGCTGCGCACAAAAGACTGGTAATCCTGGAAGGAGAAGCCTTTTTCGATGTTAAACACAAAACTACCCAGCCTTTCATTATCCAAACTGGAAAAGTAAGTACAACTGTTCTTGGCACATCCTTCAATGTCAAAGCCTTCCCTAAAGAAAGCCACATAGCAGTAACCGTAAAAACAGGAAAAGTAGGTGTCGTATTCAAAGAAAAGAACCACGCTGCTGTTACCAGCTTCCTTTTGCCCGATCAGCAACTCCAGATAGATACCAAAACAGGGAAAACAAATAAAAACGAGATCAATGCAGAAGCTATTTGCGATTGGAGAAACTACAGAATGGTTTTCTACAATGCCTCACTCAAAGAAATTACCTCTACCATAGCAAGAACTTATAAACTTGACATAGAACTGGAAGACCCTGCAATGGCGGCCATCAAAGTAACTACGTCATTCAATAAAACACCCATAGATCAGATGCTCAAAACACTGGCTATCCTAACCGGGTCACATTACACCAAATCAAACAACACCATTATATTTTATAAATGA